Proteins from a genomic interval of Rhodothermus marinus:
- the dnaK gene encoding molecular chaperone DnaK, protein MGKIIGIDLGTTNSVVAVMEGGEPKVIINPEGSRVTPSVVAFTPDGERLVGAPAKRQAITNPKNTIFSIKRFMGRFYDEVTEEISMVPYKVVRGENNTVRVEVEVGGEKRLYTPQEISAMILQKLKQTAEEYLGEPVTEAVITVPAYFNDAQRKATKEAGEIAGLKVRRILNEPTAAALAYGLDKKDKELKIAVYDLGGGTYDISILELGDGVFEVKATNGDTHLGGDNFDQRLIDYIADEFQKQEGIDLRKDPMALQRLKEAAEKAKIELSSAMKTTINLPFITATAEGPKHLVMEITRAKFEQLIEDLVARTIPPMEQALKDAKLRKEDIDEVILVGGSTRIPLVQRTVEEFFGKKANKSVNPDEVVAIGAAIQAGVLSGEVQDVLLLDVTPLNLGIETLGGVMTVLIPANTTIPTRKSEIFTTASDNQTSVEIHVLQGNREMAADNRSLGRFILDGIPPAPRGVPQIEVTFDIDANGILHVSARDKATGKEQSIRIEASSGLTPEEIERMREEARRHAAEDRKRREQVEKLNQADSLIYMTEKNLREYGDKLPADKRAKIESALERLKEVHKARNFDELDSAIAQLNQAWNEASQDLYRAQQAAGAQTSDGASAQAGSGGVREADYEVIDEDDKDKQ, encoded by the coding sequence ATGGGCAAGATTATCGGCATCGACCTGGGCACGACGAACTCGGTGGTGGCCGTCATGGAAGGCGGCGAGCCCAAGGTGATCATCAACCCGGAGGGCTCGCGGGTGACGCCATCGGTGGTGGCCTTTACACCGGATGGTGAGCGTCTCGTCGGCGCCCCGGCCAAGCGACAGGCCATTACGAACCCGAAGAACACGATTTTCTCGATCAAGCGCTTCATGGGGCGCTTCTACGACGAGGTGACCGAGGAAATCTCGATGGTGCCCTACAAGGTCGTTCGGGGCGAGAACAACACGGTCCGCGTCGAGGTCGAGGTCGGCGGCGAAAAGCGCCTCTACACGCCGCAGGAGATCTCGGCCATGATTCTGCAGAAGCTGAAGCAGACGGCCGAGGAATACCTGGGCGAGCCGGTGACCGAGGCGGTCATTACGGTGCCGGCTTACTTCAACGACGCGCAGCGGAAGGCCACGAAGGAAGCCGGTGAGATCGCCGGCCTGAAGGTGCGTCGGATTCTCAACGAGCCGACCGCTGCGGCCCTGGCCTACGGGCTGGACAAAAAGGACAAAGAGCTCAAGATCGCCGTCTACGACCTCGGTGGCGGGACCTACGATATCTCGATTCTGGAGCTGGGCGATGGCGTCTTTGAGGTGAAGGCCACGAACGGCGACACGCACCTGGGCGGAGACAACTTCGACCAGCGGCTCATTGACTACATCGCCGACGAATTCCAGAAGCAGGAAGGCATCGACCTGCGGAAAGATCCCATGGCGCTGCAGCGGCTCAAAGAAGCGGCCGAAAAGGCCAAGATCGAGCTGTCCAGCGCCATGAAGACCACGATCAACCTGCCGTTCATCACGGCGACGGCCGAAGGGCCCAAGCACCTGGTCATGGAGATCACGCGCGCCAAGTTCGAGCAGCTGATCGAAGACTTGGTGGCGCGTACGATCCCGCCCATGGAGCAGGCCCTCAAAGACGCCAAGCTTCGCAAGGAGGACATTGACGAGGTCATCCTCGTCGGTGGTTCGACGCGGATTCCGCTGGTGCAGCGGACCGTCGAGGAGTTCTTCGGCAAGAAGGCCAACAAGTCGGTCAACCCCGACGAGGTGGTGGCCATCGGTGCGGCCATCCAGGCCGGCGTCCTCTCGGGCGAAGTGCAGGATGTGCTCCTGCTGGACGTGACGCCGCTGAACCTGGGTATCGAGACGCTCGGCGGCGTGATGACCGTGCTGATTCCGGCCAACACGACGATTCCGACGCGCAAGAGCGAGATCTTCACGACCGCGTCGGACAACCAGACCTCGGTCGAGATCCACGTCCTGCAGGGCAACCGCGAGATGGCGGCCGACAACCGGAGCCTCGGGCGGTTCATCCTCGATGGCATCCCACCCGCTCCGCGTGGTGTGCCGCAGATCGAGGTGACCTTCGACATCGACGCCAACGGCATCCTGCATGTGTCGGCGCGCGACAAGGCCACCGGCAAGGAGCAGTCGATCCGCATCGAAGCCTCCAGCGGTCTGACGCCGGAGGAAATCGAGCGGATGCGCGAGGAGGCGCGCCGGCATGCGGCCGAGGACCGGAAGCGGCGCGAACAGGTCGAAAAGCTCAACCAGGCCGACTCGCTCATTTACATGACCGAAAAGAACCTGCGCGAGTACGGCGACAAGCTGCCGGCCGACAAGCGGGCGAAGATCGAGTCGGCGCTCGAGCGCCTGAAGGAGGTGCACAAGGCGCGCAACTTCGACGAGCTCGACTCGGCGATCGCCCAGCTCAACCAGGCCTGGAACGAGGCCAGCCAGGACCTCTACCGGGCCCAGCAGGCGGCCGGTGCGCAGACGTCCGACGGTGCCTCGGCGCAGGCCGGCTCCGGTGGCGTCCGCGAGGCCGACTATGAGGTGATCGACGAGGACGACAAGGACAAGCAGTAA